A genomic region of Peptoniphilus sp. ING2-D1G contains the following coding sequences:
- a CDS encoding phosphatidate cytidylyltransferase (The members of this family are integral membrane protein cytidylyltransferases. The family includes phosphatidate cytidylyltransferaseas well as Sec59 from yeast. Sec59 is a dolichol kinase; High confidence in function and specificity): MSDLNKRLITGVIGIILLSSIIYLGGYFFKIFISLLSLIASYELYNALKKIKIKINLFVIFIGIVLLLIDEFVVFPSYFTIITVLFLSLIELIFGEKYSLSDVAYTVFIFIYAPYLLNQMTELSRTFIVLVFIISFSTDSFAYLVGSKFGKHKLIKNISPKKSIEGAIGGILGCLILTLIYLYAIGVNVDIAVMIFIVFASILGQLGDLFASKIKRVTGIKDYSKILPGHGGIMDRFDSVIGIIPIVYSLYYFYII; encoded by the coding sequence ATGTCTGATCTGAATAAACGATTGATAACCGGAGTTATCGGAATTATTTTGCTTTCCTCTATAATATATCTCGGAGGATATTTTTTTAAGATTTTTATATCTTTGCTTTCTTTGATAGCATCTTATGAACTTTATAATGCTTTAAAAAAAATAAAAATAAAAATAAACTTATTTGTCATATTTATTGGGATTGTCCTTCTTTTAATAGATGAATTTGTTGTATTTCCCAGTTATTTTACTATAATAACGGTTCTGTTTTTGTCTTTAATAGAGTTGATTTTCGGAGAAAAATACAGTTTAAGTGACGTTGCATACACCGTATTCATATTCATCTATGCGCCTTATTTATTAAATCAAATGACGGAGTTGAGCAGAACATTTATTGTTTTGGTGTTTATTATTTCATTTTCTACGGATTCCTTTGCTTATTTAGTAGGTTCAAAATTTGGAAAGCATAAGCTTATTAAAAATATAAGTCCTAAGAAATCAATTGAAGGGGCAATAGGAGGAATATTGGGATGTTTAATACTTACTCTAATTTATTTGTATGCAATTGGAGTTAATGTAGACATAGCTGTAATGATTTTTATTGTTTTTGCATCTATTTTGGGGCAATTAGGAGATTTATTTGCATCAAAAATAAAGAGAGTTACCGGTATAAAAGACTATAGTAAAATCTTACCGGGGCATGGTGGTATCATGGATAGATTTGATTCTGTAATAGGCATTATCCCCATTGTCTACAGCCTGTATTACTTTTATATCATATAA
- the uppS gene encoding undecaprenyl pyrophosphate synthase ((2E,6E)-farnesyl diphosphate + 8 isopentenyl diphosphate <=> 8 diphosphate + di-trans,octa-cis-undecaprenyl diphosphate; High confidence in function and specificity), with amino-acid sequence MSLIDNIDKDNIPKHIGIIMDGNGRWAQKRGLPRTFGHKEGTKRVIDIVEASYKLGIKSLSLYAFSTENWKRPREEISYIMDLLVYYIKTQLTKIQENNVKINVLGDITVFSDFVKKEISVALSTTKYNDKMILNIGLNYGGRSEIIRAVKSIYEEIAKGNLSIDDLDEESFKDYLYTKGQPELDLLIRPSGEMRLSNFMLYQSAYTEFYFSNILWPDFTEEELYRAIINYQNRDRRFGGLNV; translated from the coding sequence ATGAGTTTAATAGATAATATAGACAAGGACAATATTCCAAAACATATCGGAATAATAATGGATGGAAATGGGAGATGGGCACAAAAGAGAGGTCTTCCCAGAACTTTTGGACATAAAGAAGGAACAAAAAGGGTAATAGACATAGTAGAAGCATCCTATAAATTGGGGATAAAATCACTTTCTTTATATGCTTTTTCCACTGAAAATTGGAAGAGACCGAGAGAAGAAATATCATATATAATGGATTTGTTGGTGTATTACATTAAAACACAACTTACTAAAATTCAAGAAAACAATGTAAAAATCAATGTTTTAGGTGACATTACCGTTTTTTCCGATTTTGTAAAAAAAGAAATTTCAGTTGCATTGTCAACTACCAAATACAATGATAAAATGATACTTAATATTGGTTTAAATTATGGCGGTAGAAGTGAAATAATTAGAGCTGTAAAGAGTATTTATGAAGAAATTGCAAAGGGAAATTTAAGTATAGATGACCTTGATGAAGAAAGTTTTAAAGATTACCTTTACACGAAAGGACAACCGGAGCTTGACCTGTTGATTAGACCCAGTGGAGAAATGAGACTTAGCAATTTCATGCTTTATCAATCAGCTTATACCGAGTTTTATTTTTCAAATATTCTTTGGCCGGATTTTACAGAAGAAGAGTTGTATAGGGCTATAATTAATTATCAAAATAGAGATAGAAGGTTTGGTGGACTTAATGTCTGA
- the frr gene encoding Ribosome-recycling factor (Responsible for the release of ribosomes from messenger RNA at the termination of protein biosynthesis. May increase the efficiency of translation by recycling ribosomes from one round of translation to another; High confidence in function and specificity), which produces MISDIKKDTENRMSKTISVYKEDLQSIRAGRANPSLLDRIKVDYYGQQTPINQTASVSAPEPRLIEIKPWDTSLISEIEKAIQKSDLGINPSNDGKIIRLVIPQLTEERRAELTKVVRKNGENAKIALRNIRREAIDEIKKLEKAKEISEDDRKNAEDDIQKITDKHIDMVDQVTKNKEEELMEI; this is translated from the coding sequence ATGATATCTGATATTAAAAAAGATACTGAAAACAGAATGAGTAAAACTATTTCAGTTTACAAAGAAGATCTTCAAAGTATTAGAGCGGGAAGAGCTAATCCATCGTTATTGGATAGAATAAAGGTGGATTATTACGGACAACAAACTCCAATAAACCAAACTGCATCAGTTAGCGCTCCGGAACCGAGACTAATAGAAATCAAACCATGGGATACAAGTCTTATATCTGAAATTGAAAAAGCAATTCAAAAATCGGATTTAGGAATTAATCCATCTAATGACGGAAAAATAATTAGACTTGTGATACCACAGCTTACAGAAGAAAGACGTGCCGAACTTACGAAAGTTGTAAGGAAAAATGGAGAAAATGCCAAAATTGCTCTTAGAAACATCAGAAGAGAAGCTATTGATGAAATTAAAAAGCTTGAAAAAGCAAAGGAAATATCTGAAGACGACAGAAAAAATGCAGAGGATGACATCCAAAAAATAACTGATAAGCACATAGACATGGTTGACCAAGTAACTAAAAATAAAGAAGAAGAATTAATGGAAATTTAA
- the pyrH gene encoding Uridylate kinase (Catalyzes the reversible phosphorylation of UMP to UD; High confidence in function and specificity), which translates to MNPKYDRIVLKLSGEAMAGNKESGIDMDRVKSIAQDIKKINEMGVETSIVVGGGNFWRGRDSVNMDRATSDYMGMLGTVMNALALQDSLENIDVVTRVQTAIEMKEVAEPYIRRRAIRHLEKHRVVIFSAGIGNPYFSTDTTAALRAAEISADVILVAKKGVDGIYDSDPKFNTNAKKYNELSYLEIINQGLKIMDATAISLCMDNQIPIVVFGIDEPGAMLDVVRGKDIGTKVK; encoded by the coding sequence ATGAATCCAAAATACGATAGGATTGTATTAAAACTAAGTGGCGAAGCTATGGCCGGCAATAAAGAGTCTGGGATAGATATGGACCGAGTGAAGTCAATTGCACAGGACATAAAAAAAATTAACGAAATGGGAGTAGAAACAAGCATTGTGGTCGGAGGAGGAAACTTCTGGAGAGGAAGAGATTCAGTGAATATGGATAGAGCTACATCTGATTACATGGGGATGCTCGGCACAGTTATGAATGCTCTTGCTCTTCAAGATTCTTTAGAGAATATCGATGTAGTAACCCGAGTGCAAACAGCTATTGAAATGAAAGAAGTAGCTGAACCCTATATTCGCAGAAGAGCTATAAGACATCTTGAGAAACATAGAGTAGTGATATTTTCAGCCGGAATAGGAAACCCCTATTTTTCCACAGATACCACCGCCGCATTAAGAGCTGCAGAAATTTCTGCAGATGTGATTTTAGTTGCAAAAAAAGGTGTGGACGGAATATATGATTCCGATCCTAAATTTAACACTAATGCAAAAAAATACAATGAACTTTCTTATCTTGAAATTATCAATCAAGGATTAAAGATTATGGATGCGACCGCCATATCCCTTTGCATGGACAACCAAATACCCATTGTAGTATTTGGAATAGATGAACCGGGTGCAATGCTTGATGTTGTGCGTGGTAAAGATATAGGTACAAAGGTAAAGTAA
- the tsf gene encoding Elongation factor Ts (Associates with the EF-Tu.GDP complex and induces the exchange of GDP to GTP. It remains bound to the aminoacyl-tRNA.EF-Tu.GTP complex up to the GTP hydrolysis stage on the ribosome; High confidence in function and specificity): MEITAATIKELREKTSAGMMDCKKALVESNGDIDKAVDILREKGLASIAKKSSRIASEGVVEAYIHGGRIGVLVEVNTETDFVAKNEEFKVFVKDVAMQIAALSPKYVTREEVPEEEKEHEREILREQALNEGKPEKIVEKMIEGRMEKFYEEIVLLDQKFIKDSDLKVQDVLNNIASKIGENIKIRRFTRYEVGEGLEKREENFAEEVAKQMEQK, from the coding sequence ATGGAAATAACAGCTGCAACGATTAAAGAACTTAGAGAAAAAACATCTGCCGGAATGATGGACTGTAAAAAAGCCTTAGTAGAAAGCAACGGAGATATAGATAAGGCAGTAGATATTTTAAGGGAAAAAGGGCTTGCATCAATTGCTAAAAAATCCTCAAGAATAGCCTCTGAAGGAGTAGTTGAGGCATATATCCATGGCGGGAGAATTGGAGTATTGGTTGAAGTTAACACTGAAACGGATTTCGTTGCAAAAAATGAAGAATTTAAAGTATTCGTTAAAGACGTTGCAATGCAAATAGCTGCACTTTCACCAAAATACGTAACTCGTGAAGAAGTTCCCGAAGAAGAAAAAGAACACGAAAGAGAAATATTAAGAGAACAAGCTTTAAACGAAGGAAAACCGGAAAAAATCGTTGAAAAAATGATTGAAGGCAGAATGGAAAAGTTTTATGAAGAAATAGTTCTATTGGATCAAAAATTTATTAAGGACTCGGATTTAAAGGTTCAAGATGTACTAAACAATATAGCTTCCAAAATCGGAGAAAATATTAAAATCAGAAGATTTACAAGATACGAAGTAGGAGAAGGTTTAGAAAAGAGAGAGGAAAATTTCGCAGAAGAAGTAGCTAAACAAATGGAACAAAAATAA
- the rpsB gene encoding 30S ribosomal protein S2 (Ribosomal protein S2 is one of the proteins from the small ribosomal subunit. S2 belongs to a family of ribosomal proteins which, on the basis of sequence similarities; High confidence in function and specificity): MSVISMKALLEAGVHFGHQTRRWNPKMAKYIFTQRNGIYIIDLQKTVKKINEAYEFVREVVAENGVILFVGTKKQAQDAIEKEAKRCEMPFINQRWLGGLLTNFNTIKGRIDRLHEIGQMEEEGILDRLPKKEVIKIKHEEEKLEKFLGGIKNMKGMPDVIFVVDPKKEKIAVKEAQILGIPVIGIIDTNCDPDEIDYPIPGNDDAIRAVKLITETIANAVLEGKQGTQTEDYEEDEKHENAETTEEMSEESLEDVEEDKENLQEDTPAIDKEEE; encoded by the coding sequence TTGTCAGTTATATCAATGAAGGCTCTATTGGAGGCGGGAGTTCATTTTGGGCATCAAACCCGAAGATGGAACCCCAAAATGGCTAAATATATATTTACTCAAAGAAATGGTATATATATAATCGATCTTCAAAAAACTGTCAAAAAAATTAACGAAGCTTACGAATTCGTAAGAGAAGTTGTTGCGGAAAATGGTGTAATTCTTTTTGTAGGCACAAAAAAACAAGCGCAAGATGCTATTGAAAAGGAAGCTAAAAGATGTGAAATGCCTTTTATCAATCAAAGATGGTTGGGCGGTCTTTTAACTAATTTCAATACTATCAAGGGAAGAATTGACAGATTGCATGAAATCGGCCAAATGGAAGAAGAAGGCATCCTTGATAGATTGCCCAAAAAGGAAGTCATCAAAATTAAACACGAAGAGGAAAAACTCGAAAAATTCCTTGGCGGTATTAAGAACATGAAGGGAATGCCGGATGTGATTTTCGTTGTGGATCCTAAAAAAGAAAAAATTGCCGTTAAAGAAGCGCAAATTTTAGGAATACCTGTAATCGGAATTATCGATACAAATTGTGATCCTGATGAAATTGATTATCCAATACCCGGAAACGACGATGCGATAAGAGCTGTGAAATTAATAACAGAAACAATTGCAAATGCAGTATTGGAAGGAAAGCAAGGTACTCAGACTGAAGATTATGAAGAAGACGAAAAACATGAAAATGCTGAAACAACAGAAGAAATGTCTGAAGAATCTTTAGAAGATGTTGAGGAAGATAAAGAAAATCTTCAAGAAGACACACCGGCTATAGATAAAGAAGAAGAGTAA
- a CDS encoding hypothetical protein (High confidence in function and specificity): MVFTREFNHNFGKMIAWFLVLVILTGLLMALYPMMLDENMKSLFDSFVGQLSPSLQKVLGFDKKVNYENISEYIAFIYQYIVVLTCIFAMQLGANSLSRDLDDGSIQYMYSNPIDRSEIITQKFLANIITYVVFLLLLAVATFFITILPPLAEGLTNNVLIVDLGKIFLGLLLSGLVFISVGMFFSSLSKSTNFTDGTSVLFVIFVVIFIIFGKIYGGTILKIVNTLPLEVFNPIEFLAGNIDIVKIGINFLSFIIFILLTYLIYNSKDLDY; encoded by the coding sequence ATGGTATTTACTAGAGAATTCAATCATAATTTCGGTAAAATGATAGCTTGGTTTCTTGTGCTTGTAATATTAACAGGCCTCCTTATGGCGCTGTATCCAATGATGCTTGATGAAAACATGAAATCGCTATTTGATAGCTTTGTAGGACAATTAAGCCCCAGTTTACAAAAAGTTTTAGGCTTTGACAAAAAAGTAAATTATGAAAACATTAGTGAATATATAGCCTTTATCTATCAATATATAGTTGTTCTTACATGTATATTTGCAATGCAATTAGGAGCAAATTCTCTTTCAAGGGATTTAGATGACGGTTCCATTCAATATATGTATTCCAATCCTATTGACAGGTCAGAAATCATCACTCAAAAATTTCTTGCAAATATTATAACTTATGTGGTATTTTTATTGCTTTTAGCTGTTGCAACATTCTTTATCACAATCCTTCCGCCACTTGCTGAAGGTTTGACAAACAACGTGCTAATTGTGGATTTAGGAAAAATATTTTTGGGATTGTTGCTATCAGGTCTTGTATTTATATCTGTGGGGATGTTTTTCAGCTCCCTTTCAAAATCTACAAACTTTACCGATGGAACAAGTGTTTTGTTTGTGATATTCGTAGTTATATTTATTATATTTGGGAAAATATATGGAGGGACAATTTTAAAAATTGTAAATACATTGCCCCTGGAAGTATTTAATCCGATAGAGTTTTTGGCGGGCAATATCGATATAGTAAAAATAGGAATTAATTTCTTAAGTTTTATTATTTTCATATTGTTGACATACTTGATCTACAATTCTAAAGACTTAGATTATTAA
- a CDS encoding putative ABC transporter, ATP-binding protein (ABC transporters for a large family of proteins responsible for translocation of a variety of compounds across biological membranes. ABC transporters are the largest family of proteins in many completely sequenced bacteria. ABC transporters are composed of two copies of this domain and two copies of a transmembrane domain PF00664. These four domains may belong to a single polypeptide as in P13569 or belong in different polypeptide chains; High confidence in function and specificity), translating into MSAIVINNLTKRIGRNKVFSNLNLEVMEGEIFALLGLEKSGKTTLAKILFNYHKPTRGKAYIYDMDCSKESKTIKESVSYVPQNLLYQDNLKAGTIFRNTLSFHNLKNTEEISNLASYFNFNPRVKFVDMTDNEKRIMSIINALIIRPRLVVFDEVTKELDLEQIEKLFTYLKNERKNEGLSALFLTDSLVEAQRYCDRAAYLYEGEIKEVEYLKDKVSNDKIIKIYGPFQNLSAFIDIGARLIKNDPFEKIFYYDKDMVILSRVIANAELRNYSIEDSSLSDKITAYFNNNIDYQESYGTDYIAYPESAEKFEQEEEKTENVNSHEDLEENVKDNTIVFHGENIDNPQVVYSDETENPSSVTKHVDSDFTVEDDMDEDLTEGSYIDNVQKDKGEN; encoded by the coding sequence ATGAGCGCAATAGTCATAAATAATTTGACTAAAAGAATTGGCAGAAATAAAGTTTTCTCTAATTTAAATCTTGAAGTAATGGAAGGAGAAATTTTTGCCTTATTGGGATTGGAAAAATCCGGAAAGACTACACTTGCAAAAATTCTTTTTAATTATCATAAACCCACAAGAGGAAAGGCCTATATATATGATATGGATTGTTCAAAAGAATCAAAAACTATTAAAGAATCTGTATCTTATGTACCTCAAAATTTATTGTATCAAGATAATTTAAAGGCAGGTACTATTTTTAGAAATACTCTTTCTTTTCATAATTTAAAAAACACGGAGGAAATTTCTAATTTAGCAAGCTATTTCAATTTTAACCCGCGAGTTAAATTTGTTGATATGACTGACAATGAAAAGAGAATAATGTCAATAATAAATGCACTTATCATCAGGCCAAGACTTGTTGTATTTGATGAAGTTACAAAGGAACTTGATTTAGAACAAATAGAAAAGCTCTTTACATATTTGAAGAATGAAAGAAAAAACGAAGGATTGTCGGCTTTATTCCTGACAGATTCTCTTGTTGAAGCTCAAAGATATTGCGACAGAGCAGCATATTTGTATGAAGGAGAGATAAAGGAAGTAGAATATTTAAAGGATAAGGTTTCAAATGATAAAATTATAAAAATTTACGGACCGTTCCAGAATTTAAGTGCCTTTATCGATATTGGGGCAAGATTAATAAAAAATGATCCCTTTGAAAAGATATTTTATTATGATAAAGATATGGTTATTTTATCAAGGGTAATAGCAAATGCTGAATTGAGAAATTATTCAATTGAAGATTCATCGCTTTCTGATAAGATCACTGCATATTTTAATAATAACATCGATTATCAAGAATCTTATGGGACAGATTATATTGCATATCCGGAAAGTGCGGAAAAATTTGAACAAGAAGAGGAAAAAACTGAAAATGTAAATTCACATGAAGATTTAGAGGAAAATGTAAAAGACAATACCATAGTCTTCCACGGTGAAAACATTGATAATCCTCAAGTAGTTTATTCTGATGAAACAGAGAATCCAAGCTCTGTAACTAAACATGTAGATTCAGATTTCACAGTTGAAGATGACATGGATGAAGATTTGACTGAAGGTTCTTATATAGACAATGTACAAAAAGATAAGGGGGAAAATTGA
- the fumC gene encoding Fumarate hydratase class II (Catalyzes the reversible addition of water to fumarate to give L-malate; High confidence in function and specificity), with translation MEYKIEKDSMGFVEVPENVYWGAQTQRSLNNFKIGKDLMPIEIIKAIALLKGACAIVNFNNGDLNKEKKDAIVQCAIEIIDGKLNSNFPLKVFQTGSGTQTNMNVNEVISNRANEILSKNSIHPNDDVNMSQSSNDIFPSAMHIASVVKISTKLIPAMEDIIKTFETLEEKYNDVIKIGRTHLQDATPIKFSQELSGYREMINVNLNMIKESLQGLLSLAIGGTAVGTGINAKPGFGDKVCDVLKTKTGFDFYSSKNKFHSLTSKDQIGYAHGALKALACNLFKLGTDIKLLSSGPRCGFGEIKIPQNEPGSSIMPGKTNPTQTEALTMACVQVMGNDTTISIAAASGNFELNAFMPLIINSFLNSVDLLADSIKSFNNNCLMGIEPKKDVIDEHLKNSLMLVTALNPVIGYENSAKISNLAYKENISLKEAALKLKLVDEEDFDKIVDVTKMV, from the coding sequence ATGGAATATAAAATAGAGAAAGATTCTATGGGTTTTGTTGAAGTTCCCGAAAATGTATATTGGGGAGCTCAAACTCAAAGATCATTAAATAACTTTAAAATTGGCAAAGACTTAATGCCTATTGAAATAATAAAAGCCATCGCATTGTTAAAAGGTGCTTGTGCCATTGTTAATTTTAATAATGGAGATTTAAATAAAGAAAAAAAGGATGCTATTGTTCAATGTGCAATTGAAATAATCGATGGAAAACTCAACTCCAACTTTCCATTAAAAGTATTTCAAACCGGTTCCGGAACTCAAACTAATATGAATGTAAATGAAGTAATATCCAACAGAGCTAATGAAATTCTTTCAAAAAATTCCATTCATCCAAATGATGATGTAAATATGTCGCAAAGCTCAAATGATATATTTCCAAGTGCAATGCACATTGCTTCCGTAGTAAAAATATCTACTAAACTAATTCCTGCCATGGAGGATATAATCAAAACCTTTGAAACCTTGGAAGAAAAATACAATGATGTGATTAAAATAGGAAGAACACATTTACAAGATGCCACCCCGATTAAATTTTCTCAAGAATTAAGCGGCTATAGAGAAATGATAAATGTCAATTTAAATATGATTAAAGAATCCTTGCAGGGTCTACTATCCCTTGCAATAGGTGGAACAGCTGTGGGTACGGGAATCAACGCAAAACCCGGATTTGGAGATAAGGTGTGTGACGTTCTAAAAACAAAAACAGGATTTGATTTCTATTCTTCAAAAAATAAGTTTCATTCTCTGACTTCAAAGGATCAAATAGGATATGCTCATGGAGCCTTAAAGGCTTTAGCTTGCAACTTATTTAAACTCGGAACAGATATTAAATTACTATCCAGCGGCCCAAGGTGTGGATTTGGAGAAATTAAGATTCCACAAAATGAACCTGGATCATCAATAATGCCTGGGAAAACAAACCCTACACAAACAGAAGCTTTAACGATGGCATGTGTTCAAGTTATGGGAAATGACACAACTATTTCCATAGCCGCCGCAAGCGGAAATTTCGAGCTGAATGCATTTATGCCTTTAATAATAAATAGTTTCTTAAACTCTGTAGATTTACTTGCCGATTCAATAAAATCCTTTAATAATAATTGTCTTATGGGTATAGAACCAAAAAAAGATGTGATTGATGAGCATTTAAAAAACTCTCTAATGCTTGTAACCGCTTTAAATCCCGTCATAGGTTATGAAAACTCGGCAAAAATTTCAAACTTAGCCTATAAAGAAAATATATCTCTAAAGGAAGCCGCATTAAAACTAAAACTTGTGGATGAAGAAGACTTTGATAAAATAGTTGATGTCACAAAAATGGTTTAA
- the engD gene encoding GTP-dependent nucleic acid-binding protein EngD (ATPase that binds to both the 70S ribosome and the 50S ribosomal subunit in a nucleotide-independent manner; High confidence in function and specificity): MKLGIIGLPNVGKSTLFNALTKAGAEAANYPFATIDPNIGMVKVPDERLDKLSLLSNSGKIVNATIEFYDIAGLVKGASKGEGLGNQFLSNIREVDAIVHVVRCFDDENIIHVDGSVDPIRDIENINLELIFSDMEQIEKRISKVEKQVKADKKLKPELELLQKILKTLESNEPARNTQLNDEEEKLIKNYALLSQKPVIYVANISEDEISDYSDNDYVNKVSDFSKSHGDEMIVISAEIESQIQSLPDDEMTLFLEELGLENSGLDKLIQSSYRILGLISFLTTGEMESRAWTITEGTKAPQAAGKIHSDIERGFIKADIISYEDLIKCGSLANAREKGMIRSEGKEYVMKDGDVVNFKFNV, from the coding sequence ATGAAACTTGGAATAATCGGACTCCCAAATGTAGGCAAATCTACGCTATTTAATGCGCTTACAAAAGCCGGAGCAGAAGCAGCTAACTATCCCTTTGCTACAATAGACCCAAACATAGGAATGGTAAAGGTTCCTGATGAAAGGCTTGATAAACTCAGCTTGTTGAGCAATAGCGGAAAAATAGTAAATGCGACTATTGAGTTTTACGATATAGCCGGACTTGTAAAGGGAGCAAGTAAAGGTGAAGGACTGGGAAATCAATTTTTGTCAAATATAAGAGAAGTTGATGCAATTGTTCATGTTGTCAGGTGTTTTGACGATGAAAATATCATTCATGTGGACGGCAGTGTTGACCCAATAAGGGATATCGAAAATATAAATTTAGAACTTATTTTTTCAGATATGGAACAAATTGAAAAAAGAATTTCTAAGGTAGAAAAACAAGTTAAGGCGGACAAAAAGCTAAAGCCTGAACTTGAGTTGTTGCAAAAAATACTTAAAACACTTGAAAGCAACGAACCTGCCAGAAATACCCAGTTAAATGACGAAGAAGAAAAGCTCATAAAGAATTACGCTCTTTTAAGTCAAAAACCGGTAATATATGTTGCCAATATTTCTGAAGATGAAATCTCAGATTATAGTGATAATGATTACGTGAATAAAGTAAGCGACTTCTCAAAATCTCATGGCGATGAAATGATCGTTATAAGCGCTGAAATCGAATCTCAAATACAATCTCTTCCGGACGATGAAATGACCTTATTTCTTGAAGAACTCGGTCTTGAAAACTCCGGACTGGATAAACTTATACAGTCCAGTTATAGAATTCTTGGACTTATAAGTTTTCTCACAACAGGAGAAATGGAATCAAGAGCTTGGACAATCACTGAGGGAACAAAGGCCCCACAAGCCGCAGGTAAAATCCACTCTGATATTGAAAGAGGATTTATAAAAGCTGATATCATCTCCTATGAAGATTTAATTAAATGTGGTTCTCTGGCAAATGCAAGAGAAAAAGGAATGATAAGATCCGAAGGAAAAGAATACGTCATGAAAGATGGCGATGTTGTAAATTTTAAGTTTAATGTATAA